Proteins from a genomic interval of Neoarius graeffei isolate fNeoGra1 chromosome 24, fNeoGra1.pri, whole genome shotgun sequence:
- the rhbdd3 gene encoding rhomboid domain-containing protein 3, with protein MWPRLWFGSRSSGLCSGTALILLLILLVWLCGLNASLSLGPGAEFPGVYDFIFYAVSHDDFVSLLHDVALLLYLGPSQERKWGTLVFLVLSLVSTVLLPPIYALFLFVTGDEASRICGYSGTQLALFAAQCRQSKRKRALCCLPPWSLPWLVLLVDLFVLPSAPGLLHFYAICLGLNYSTELIEILQRIEGLGVCSCLPVWLYVSNKYQLPTYISPTQRPLPHVDSQTGHIASTSRSQLEDHTRLQPWIHTTPQWQQEPVMATDEQLLDEELLRAGIVASLRDAPEGTVDKVEVKKSSVSSLRLQQLEKMGFPMEKAVVALAATPHLDGAISLLIDDQVGEDTVVVSKGKKAPSM; from the exons ATGTGGCCAAGGCTGTGGTTTGGCTCCAGGAGCTCAGGGCTGTGCAGTGGCACAGCTCTGATCCTCCTCCTGATCTTATTAGTCTGGCTTTGTGGACTTAATGCCAGCCTGAGTTTAGGGCCAGGAGCTGAATTCCCAGGTGTCTATG attttatcttctACGCTGTGAGTCATGATGACTTTGTGTCTTTGCTCCATGATGTTGCCCTCTTGCTGTATCTCGGCCCAAGTCAGGAGAGGAAGTGGGGAACGCTGGTCTTCCTTGTCCTGTCTCTTGTCTCGACAGTGCTCCTTCCCCCTATTTACGCCCTTTTCCTGTTCGTCACAGGCGACGAAGCCAGTCGGATATGTGGCTACTCGGGCACCCAGCTGGCCCTGTTCGCGGCTCAGTGTCGACAGAGCAAACGTAAACGAGCCCTGTGCTGTCTGCCTCCCTGGTCCTTGCCTTGGCTTGTTTTGCTTGTTGATTTGTTCGTTCTTCCAAGCGCACCAGGTCTTCTGCACTTCTACGCCATCTGCCTGGGGCTTAACT ACAGCACTGAGTTAATTGAGATCCTGCAGCGGATCGAGGGTCTTGGTGTGTGCTCCTGTCTGCCAGTATGGCTCTACGTTTCCAATAAATATCAACTACCAACCTACATCAGCCCCACACAGAG ACCTTTACCTCATGTTGACTCTCAGACGGGACACATTGCTTCTACCAGCAGGTCCCAGTTGGAGGATCACACACGCCTGCAGCCGTGGATACACACCACGCCCCAGTGGCAACAAGAACCTGTTATGGCGACAGACGAGCAGCTATTGGACGAGGAGTTGCTAAGAGCGGGGATAGTGGCATCGCTGCGGGACGCCCCTGAAGGCACGGTGGATAAAGTGGAAGTCAAGAAATCCTCCGTTTCTTCATTAAG GCTGCAGCAGCTGGAGAAGATGGGCTTTCCGATGGAGAAAGCCGTCGTGGCTCTGGCGGCGACTCCACATCTGGACGGAGCAATTTCTCTGCTGATCGATGACCAGGTTGGTGAGGACACTGTGGTCGTCTCTAAAGGGAAGAAAGCGCCAAGCATGTGA